In Pseudochaenichthys georgianus chromosome 6, fPseGeo1.2, whole genome shotgun sequence, a single window of DNA contains:
- the LOC117448458 gene encoding LOW QUALITY PROTEIN: monocarboxylate transporter 2 (The sequence of the model RefSeq protein was modified relative to this genomic sequence to represent the inferred CDS: inserted 3 bases in 2 codons) produces the protein MLGFLFNWHSPREKGDSSYHGSQCAAGKPPARTGDDIRVDVALAEEDYSEAVISGLEEKDLEDIHAADDLEAAQHSGYAWFILLSSFLAFGLTFCVIKAFGVFYVEIHXFETTATATSWITSVAKMIYTEAPVANALSARYSRRSVVIAGGLISSVGVVFGAFSRNLIELYLTVGFLNGLGYALTWTXITFLGLYFEKRRPMANALPCARECILTFILTPLFQLLIDSYSWRGALLILGGIQFNLCVCGMLLRPLKATRDLTCEVKANEEGLSLELLPNNYLDKTGLSTKILRYVDYTLKTNARFMVYSGFGLFAVLGFFAQALFLVPYARGKGIEEYQ, from the exons atgttggggttcttatttaattggcacagtccaa gagaaaagggggacagctcataccacgggagccagtgtgcggcggggaaaccacctgctaggaccgGGGACGACATCAGGGTGGACGTGGCCCTCGCAGAAGAGGACTACTCGGaagctgtcatcagcggactggaggagaaggacctcgaggacatccatgcagcagacgacttggaagcggct CAGCATAGTGGCTACGCCTGGTTCATCCTGCTCTCCAGTTTCCTTGCATTCGGCCTGACCTTCTGTGTCATTAAGGCCTTTGGTGTATTTTACGTTGAGATAC ACTTTGAAACCACAGCAACAGCAACATCTTGGATTACCTCTGTTGCTAAAATGATATACACTGAAG CCCCTGTAGCAAATGCACTGAGTGCTCGCTACAGCCGTCGCTCTGTAGTCATAGCAGGAGGACTGATATCCAGCGTAGGAGTCGTGTTTGGGGCTTTTTCGCGCAACCTGATTGAACTCTACCTAACTGTCGGGTTTCTAAATG GTTTAGGTTATGCATTGACATGGAC AATCACCTTTCTGGGTTTGTACTTTGAGAAGAGGCGTCCGATGGCTAATGCCTTGCCCTGTGCAAGAGAGTGCATCCTTACCTTTATCCTGACACCCCTATTCCAGCTGTTGATTGACAGCTACTCCTGGAGGGGTGCTTTGCTAATCTTAGGGGGTATTCAGTTTAACCTCTGTGTTTGCGGGATGCTGCTGAGACCCCTAAAAGCCACCAGAGACCTGACCTGTGAGGTCAAAGCCAATGAGGAAGGCTTGTCTTTGGAATTGCTACCAAATAATTACTTGGA TAAGACTGGACTAAGCACCAAAATCCTTCGTTATGTAGATTATACCCTCAAAACCAATGCTCGATTCATGGTCTACTCAGGGTTTGGGTTGTTTGCTGTGCTGGGTTTCTTTGCCCAAGCTCTGTTCCTTGTTCCATATGCTCGTGGTAAGGGGATTGAGGAGTACCAGTAG